The DNA sequence GGCCCACAACTGAAAAGCGGAAGGTCGGCGGTTCGACCCCGCCCCTGCCCACCACTAGCGCGGATGTGCCACCGCTGCCGCTACAGCGCTACCGATGTGTCATTCGCATCGCCGCGTAGCCTCGCTACTCGTGCCAGCTCTGCGTACCACCACCCTGATCGCCGGCGCCGCCGTCGTCGTGGCGCTGGCAGGCACCGGCGTCGCGATCGGCCGCTCCGCCTCGTCCTCGTCAGGCTCCGCGACCTCCGGCCGCACGCCGGTCACCGCGCCTGCCACCCCGGTCTCGCCACCCAGCACCCCGCCTGGCACCTCGTCGGTGGTCCCGGTCAGCCCGCCGCCGTCACCCGGTGGCGCCGGTACGACGCCGAGCGCACCCCCGACACCGACCACCAAGCTCGCGACCGAGCTCGCCGCCACCTTCCGGCGCGCGATCGCCCAGCACACCGTCCACACCGTCGCGAAGAACGTCTCCAAGAAGAGCGGCACCGCGACCTTCGACGACTACGACGGCGTACGGGTCGGCAGCCAACACATCACGATCAACGGCGGCAACGTGAAGGTGCGGGTCATCGGCCCGACGACCTACCTCAACGGCGACGCCAAGGGCTTGGCGATCTACGGCATCACGCCCCAGGAGGTGCAGGCGCTGCACGGCCAGTGGCTGCCACTCGTCGCGGGTCAGGCCGGCTACCGGACGATCACCGCGGGTGTGACCATCTCCTCGACCCTGTACGCCGACGAGCTGAGCGGGCCGCTGACCCGCACCCCGACCAAGACCCTCGCGGGGGTGACGGTCTACGGCATCTCCGGGGAGGGCACCGGCCCCGGCTCGCCGAAGGGGTCACACGCGACGCTGTGGATCAGCAAGCAGACGGGCCTGCCGGTCGAGTTCGACGCCGCAAACCGCACCACGACGATCACCGAGACCTTCGAGGACTGGGGCAAGCCGATCCACGTCGAGACGCCGGCGAACGTCTACGGCCGTCCCGGACTGGCCAGCTGACCGAACGCCGGTCACGGTCAGGGCCGGTACTCGGCCGCCAGGAGCGCGACGTCGTCGCTGAGCCGGCGGCCGGCGAAGCGGTGGAGCCGCTCGAGCACCTCGTCGAGGGAGTACTGCAGGTCGCCTGACTCCAGCGGGGAGACCACCCAGTTGAGGTCGACGAAGGCTCCCGCCTCGTCCCGGGTCTCGTTGACCCCGTCGGTGTAGAGCAGCAGCCGGTCGCCGGGGTTGAGCCAGCCCGACGTCGCGGTGGGCGCGGCGCCGAGCCCGAGGGGCAGCGCGTGGACGACGGACAGCTCACCGCCGCTGCCCCCGACGAACAGCTGCGGCGCGGGATGCCCGCAGGACACGACCGAGTAGGCGCCGTCGTCGCGCACCTCGGCCAGAACCGCGGTCGCGAAGTCCTCCTCCGACAGGTACGGCCGCAGCCGGCGGTCCATCTGCCGTGCGACTTCGGCGAGGTCGGGCAGATCGGCCGCCGCGGCGCGGAACTCCCCCAACACGATCGTCGCGATCCGGATCGCGGTCAGTCCCTTGCCTCGCACGTCGCCGACCAGCAGCCGCACCGAGCCGGCGCGGGGAACCACCTCGAACAGGTCGCCGCCGATCAGTGCCTCGGCGCTCGCACTCACGTAACGACCGGCCAGCGACACCGCGCCGAGCCGCGGCGGCACGGGCGCGAGGATCGCGCGCTGCGTCGCCTCGGCGACCCGCCGTACGTCGGCGAGCCGGCCCGACTGCTCGCGGAACGTCTCCGCTGTCTCCAGCGCGACCGCCGCCCGTCGCGCGACGTCTTCGACGAACGACACGTCCTCCGGTGCGTACTGGCGCCCGGAGTCCGCGTAGAGCAGCGTGATCGCGCCGAACGTCCCGCTGCGGCCGGTCAGCGGGACCACCATCGCGCTCGACATCCCGAGCGCGCGGATGACGTCGCGGTGCTCCTCCGACGTCGCCATCGCCGCGATGACCTCGGTGTCGAGGACGGGGAACAGCCGGCTCTCACCCGACGCGACGACCTCAGGCGCGCCTCCCGGACGGTTCCCGGCGAGCGGGAAGCGCCCGGCCATGCTCTTCGCCCAGGCGAGCTGTCCCGGATCGCTGTGGTAGAGCGCGGCGACCTCGAGCCCGTCGTCGGAGGCCAGCTGGATGATGCACCAGTCGGCGAGCGTCGGCACGAGCAGCCGCGTGACGGCGTCCATCGTCGCCTCGAAGTCCAGGCTGGACGCGAAAGCGACGGAGGCCTCGGCCAAGAACGCGAGCCGGCGCCGGGCGGCGTCCGCCCGCTCCATGGCGAGCGCCCGCTCGAACGCCTGCGCCAGGGCGTCCGCCATCGCGCCGACGAAGCCGATCTGGGTTTCCTCGTCGACGTCGGTCACCGCTCCGAAGGCGATCGTCAGTACGCCGAGGATGTGCTCCCCGACCCGCAGCGGCGCGACGTGCAGGCTCGTCTCGTGCGGGTAGATGTTGGCGAGCTTCGGGAACCTGGCAGCGAGCTGGGCACGGTTGCGGAAGTACATCGCGGTCCCGGTCCGTACGACGAGCGGGCCGGGCAGGTCTGCGGCCAGCGGCAGCTCGCGGTACGCCGGGTCGCGCGACGCCGGGTTCTCCCCGCCGACGGCCGCCGATCGCAGTACGCCGTCCTCGCCGAGCAGATACACCCGGACGTTCTGCGCGTCGAGATCCCCGAGCGCATTGCGGGTGATGACCTCGGTGATGTCGGCGACCGTGGCCGCGCCGGTCAGCTCGCGCGTGATCCGTTGCAGCAGCTGCAACCGGTCCCACGTGTCGTCGAGCGAGGACAGTCGCTCCACCTCGGCGGCGAGCGCCTCGGGGAACGACGGCGGCGCAGGCGGCGGGTCGCCGCGCTCAGCCGCGCGCAGCTGCTCGATCAGCGCCTCGACGTACCAGCGACGGAAGACCCGGTGCAGCACGGGAGCGCTCATCGTGAGCAGCCGTGCCGCGCGCGCGTACCGGTCCGCCGCGTCCAACGCCTCCAGGTAGCGCTCGCCGGCGTCGGCGGCAGAAAGCGGCAGGGTCAGGACCAGCTCGACCTCACTGTCACCCCGGTTCGCCGCGGCCAGCGCCTGCCGCTTGATCTCCGCCCGGGCCTGGGCGAAGTCCTCCGTGACGACCTCCACCAACCTGGTGATCGGCTCGGGCATGACCCGGCCGGTCGCGGCCTGCTCCGCCTTGAGCAGGGTCATCTCGCGCACCACGTTGTCGATGTGCGCCTTCGCGGCGAGCAGCAGATCGGTCGACACCGCCCCGACCCGCACCGTGTAGTGCGGCTCCGGCTCGTCGTCGAAGATCGCGGTGAGATCCAGGTCGAGACCGCTCGCCGGCGCGTTCGACCCGCTTTCGGCGTCCTCGGGCCGATCGCTGATCTCGGCCCACACGACCTTGCCGCCCGGCGACTCGGTGACGCCCCAGCCGCTGGCGAGCGCCGCGATGAGCGACAGCCCGCGACCGGTCATCGTGTCGACGCTGGCGCGCCCGACGACCGGCAGCGTGCGCCCGGCGTCCTCCACCTCGAGCCGCAGCGCCGTGCCGGTACGCGACAGCCGCAGCGTGACCGGCTCCTTGCCGTGCAGGATCGCGTTGGTCACCAGCTCGGACACCACCTGCTCGGCATCGTCGACCAAGTGGGAAGGCTCGTCAGCGAACCACTGCGCGGTGAACCGCCGCGCCTTGGGAACCGCGTCCGGCTCGGTGCCGAGCGTCAGCTCACAGACGGGTAACACTCGGCCTCATCTCCGGGCGGTCGAGCCCGGCGCTTGTTCGGTCGGCATCGCTGCCGATCTCCCCCAATCGTCCCTGCGACATCATGGCAGCGAAGCGAGCGAGTTGC is a window from the Mycobacteriales bacterium genome containing:
- a CDS encoding SpoIIE family protein phosphatase, with product MLPVCELTLGTEPDAVPKARRFTAQWFADEPSHLVDDAEQVVSELVTNAILHGKEPVTLRLSRTGTALRLEVEDAGRTLPVVGRASVDTMTGRGLSLIAALASGWGVTESPGGKVVWAEISDRPEDAESGSNAPASGLDLDLTAIFDDEPEPHYTVRVGAVSTDLLLAAKAHIDNVVREMTLLKAEQAATGRVMPEPITRLVEVVTEDFAQARAEIKRQALAAANRGDSEVELVLTLPLSAADAGERYLEALDAADRYARAARLLTMSAPVLHRVFRRWYVEALIEQLRAAERGDPPPAPPSFPEALAAEVERLSSLDDTWDRLQLLQRITRELTGAATVADITEVITRNALGDLDAQNVRVYLLGEDGVLRSAAVGGENPASRDPAYRELPLAADLPGPLVVRTGTAMYFRNRAQLAARFPKLANIYPHETSLHVAPLRVGEHILGVLTIAFGAVTDVDEETQIGFVGAMADALAQAFERALAMERADAARRRLAFLAEASVAFASSLDFEATMDAVTRLLVPTLADWCIIQLASDDGLEVAALYHSDPGQLAWAKSMAGRFPLAGNRPGGAPEVVASGESRLFPVLDTEVIAAMATSEEHRDVIRALGMSSAMVVPLTGRSGTFGAITLLYADSGRQYAPEDVSFVEDVARRAAVALETAETFREQSGRLADVRRVAEATQRAILAPVPPRLGAVSLAGRYVSASAEALIGGDLFEVVPRAGSVRLLVGDVRGKGLTAIRIATIVLGEFRAAAADLPDLAEVARQMDRRLRPYLSEEDFATAVLAEVRDDGAYSVVSCGHPAPQLFVGGSGGELSVVHALPLGLGAAPTATSGWLNPGDRLLLYTDGVNETRDEAGAFVDLNWVVSPLESGDLQYSLDEVLERLHRFAGRRLSDDVALLAAEYRP